The genomic segment atcatcgactccaaccaccagcccagcaccaccatggccaccaaagcaTCTGCCCAGGTGCCGTGGCCACACctttctccaacacctccagggatggggactccatcacctctctgggcagcctgctccagtgctctgccaccctcaaagtaaagaagttcctgctCACGTTTGGATGGAAGATGCCCTGGTGACCTACCATCGATCCTGCTGACCAGCTCCTCCAGGGCTTTGACCTTCTTCTGGATCCCTGGCTGTGCAAAGGTGTAGTTATCCTGCAGAGAGAGGCCATgagtcagaagcagcagccccaaaagcaGCTAGAAATGACCAAACCCAGCTCCATAGGGACCCAAGACCACCATGGCTCCTGAGCAGCAGGACCATCTGCCTGCTGTGAATTCCCAAGCTTTGGACAGCCACAGCATCTTATTTCCCTGGAATTTCACACAGATTTAGCTTAGGGGAGGAGCAAAATCTCCCTACCCCTGGGACATGCAGagagctcacccagcacagagtgctgctACCCCAATGAGGGGAGAGAAAGCCTCATggccctggaagaggctcacCTGGATCCCATCCAGCAGCTTGCTCATGCACCAGAAGCTGTCAGCTTCGATGCTCTGCAGAACATCCTGTGACAGGTTGGTCACGTCGAAGTTCTCCACATCCTCCTCTGCAAgacagggaaggaggaaggagatcaGGAGGCTCTGGGAGACCCTGAGGAGCTTTATCAAGCCAAGGTGaggcaagcagcactacagagctCCCTGCATGGCATCAGGGGACTgcccaaagcagagctgggcaccctGGCACCCATCTCCAGCCTGGGCACGGTGCTGAAGGTCCCAGAAGACTCAGCAGCTACGATCCAAACCCAGCTCAGGTCCTCAAGGGACCTTGGGAGGAATCCCACAGTGCTGTTGCATGGACAAAGCTCCCACCACATGGGACCACTCTTGGtggagcagatcctgccttggatgactgcagagctctgccagctggcagcactgctgggagaaCTGGGGGGATGAGTCCCTCACTGCAGCCAGAAACCACGGGAGGAAACACTGCCCTCGGCCTGAGGCAGGACCAGGCAGCTCAGTTCCCACCCCCAGCTGGATTCATCAGCACCACCCCAGGATTAAAGCACAAGAGAAGCACCCAGAAAGTGCCTGCTGACTCTGAGGGCCCATGAGGAAGAACTGCCAGAGCCTGAGGAAcctctgcaggaggcaggacTCGGCAGGTGCTGCCCAAAGCATGGCTGAGGGGTTAGAAGGCtacagggagctgggagcagcccaCGGCCAGAGGCAAGATTGCTCTGTAAGAGGCCACTGGACTGaaaaagcagaggagcaggatgtCAGCCTGGGCTTGTGCTCAGCAACTGCCCAAAGGAGCAGTCTGAGagctccctgctgtgcctgccagctcccagtCACACACACAGGGTCCCGGGAGAGCTGCGAGGGTCCTGCCGagtcagctgctgcaggagacagccctgaagagctccagcaccaccatgccagGGAGGCCTGTGGGCAGGTaagcagagcagccagctggcagcacagcgaGGCCCTCCCAGCATCTTGCTGTCAACACAGCCACTCTGAGAGCAGgacaggagaggcaggaggagtgAGGCAGCGccagtgctggtgccagctTCTCACAGGCAGCTTTCAAGGCAAGGGGAGGGAGGCTTTTCCAGGCCAGCTGAACACACCTCTGAACAGGGAAGCTCCCCCAGATGAGCACCTTCTGAACCTCAAATCAACTCAACCAGGCAGCAAAGACATGGGAAGAGGTCAGGATGTATGGGACAGCCATgtatgtggccaagaaggcaaatggtctcctgggagtgcatccagcaggtcaagggacaTTCTCCCCCCCATCTATtctgccccagtgaggccacatctggagtactgtgttcagctgtgggctcctcacatcaagagagacagggaactgctggaaagagtccagtggaagctATGAGGATgtggaagggactgaaacatCTGCCTGGTGaagaagggctgagagccctggggctgtctagcctggagaagagcagcctgagaggggaccttactaACATTTATAAACCTCTGAAGGGTGGGggtcaagaaggggccaggctcttgtcactgatgtcctgtgataggatgaggggcaacaaACACAAGCTGGAACctagaaagttccacctcaacatgaggcaaAACTttgctgcagaggtgctggaggcctggagcaggctgcccagagaggttgtggagtctccttctctggagactttcaagccccatcaggatgtgtccctgtgtgacctgctctagatgatccttcacaatgagggtagtgagactctggaaggggttgcccagggaggtgtttgaggccccagacctggaggtgtttaaggccaggctggatgaggctgtggccagcctgacctagtgtgaggtgtccctgcccagggcaggggggctggagctggctgagccttgtggtgccttccaaccctgactgattctacaaccCAGCTTGGGGGTTCCCTgcttgggaagggacctctccagaggtcccttccagcccctaccattctctgactgcagagcagcctggcatagGTGCTGAAGgaaggctccaccacctcctccaggcaggcagctcctcctgctgtcaGCACTTCACACCACTGCCAACCTCCTGCCCGGGAGGCAGCACCGTGCTTCAAAGGGCCAATGTCACTTACCGACGTACTCAGAGAGGAAGACAACAAAGAAGGGGGTGACCAGGTCGTTGATGCCCTGCACGTAGCCGCTGGCTGGGTGTCGAATGGCCCAGATAAACAGGATCCTTTCAAAgatctggggagggaggagggagagcaggagcctGCGTTAGCCGTGCAcaaaggaaaggctgcagagcagaactgctaagctgagggagcagaggtcaggcactggcagaggctttctgcagcagcacagggaagggaagaagcatGCAGGTGCTAGGAGAGACTCTGCTCTGATCCACAGAGCCCACATCACACAACAGCCAGGCCAGGCTCCTCCTCAGAGCCTCCCCTTTGAAGAGAGGCAGACTCAACTTGTCAAGCTCTGGGTGGCTCAAGAGCcttccctgcacagcacagggctgctatCAGCAGAGCACCACGTGCACAGCCACTGCTGTTATCTGCTCCCAACAGAACACCACagaccagagcagctcccaacaCCTCCCAACCACCAGGGTGTCACTCCCCGAGTGCCTCAGCCCCAGGACTGGCACCGTACCCAAAGAGCCCAAGCAGGCAGATGCTCCACACCTCCTGGCTGCCtcaaacccagccctgcccacgtTCCTCACAGACTGTTGGACACAAAAGAGGTTCTGTAGCCAAcagaacctgccctggctgaaGCATCTTGAGTTTGTCTCAAAACAAAAGCCTCAGGCCTTCCACCAAGTCCTGCCTCCATCTCACCACAAAGAGCTGACCTCATAACCCCTGAGCTCCAcctctgacacctctcaggAACGCAGGAGCAGATGGAAGACTTTCAGCAGGTCTTTGCAGCACTCAGGGAAGTCTCCCCACACAACTCCCTGTGGGCAGGACTGGGCTCACCCCACACATGCCCCACGGCAGAGGTGGAGCAGGAACTTCTTTCCCTCTTACCTCCTGGACGAGTGgctgctggaagaggggaaTGAGTGGGTTGGTCCTTGGAATGTCGATGTGAATCTGGAAGAGAGGGTGGGTTGCACACACCACTTGTGAGTTCCAGAGGTACACAGTAACTCGTCCCAGGCTAACAGGGAAATCCACTCCCCTTGTTCCCCCAGGCAAGAGCTGCACTGTTTGAGGAGCACACCGAGGGCTACAGGTGatggctgtgctgaggacatCATCTACAGCTCTGTCTCCACTGTTCCCTGCTTGGGGGTGGGCagatggccagggctggggtctGAAATCCAGTTACTAGAGCAAGTTAGAGGAGGTTTAACCTAATACCTGGAAGAAGATAGACAGAAACATGGTGCCCTGGCCCCAGAAGAAGACTCCTATGACCTACATACAGAAGGACCATAGAATGGtaggaggttggaagtgacctctagaaaccactgagtccaaccaccctgccaaagcaggatcacctaggccaggctcacacaggaacacacccagatgggtctttaaagtctccagagaaagaggctttctgggcagcctgctacagggctccagcaccctcacaccaaacaagtttctcctcatgttgaggtggaacttcctgggttctgctctgtacctgttgttccctgtccactgggcaccaccagacagagcctggcaccttcatcctggcacccacccctcagatgtttacagACATTGACCAAAtccccctctcaggcttctcttctccaggtttaacagccccagggccctcagtctttcttcataggaaggatgttcaagtcccttcatcatcctcacagctctccgtGGGACTCCCTCCAgaaggtccctgtctctcttgaactggggagccccagatTTGGCACAGTATTGCGGGtgtgagagcagaggcagaggagaatctccctggCCCTGCACACCTCAGCCCTGCTCGGCCACGCTTCGCTTGGTGCACCCCAACAcatggagaagctgcagcagcagcaaggaggaggagagggaaggaggcagggcAGAAAGGCCTGCGGGAGGCCGCGGCTGTACCTGCCGGTAGGTGTCCTGGTGGTGCTCCTCGTTGCGGGAGTCGTAGTACTGCTGGATGAAGCCGAAGTACTCCTCCCGCTTGCGCTGCAGCGTCAGCTGCCGCCGCTCCATGTTCGCGGGCAGGTAACCCTGCGGCACCAAAGCGTctgtcagcctctgctcccgCACCACAACCCCCCCGAAAGCCTGCCAGGCCAGCTGGCAAcatcaggcacagagactcGAGAGCTGGGGAAAGGGCTCTCAGGGCACTGAGTTCTCCCAGGTGCCGTCGCTGATCTTGGAGCAACCCAGAGTCGTGGGGTTCAGTTTCCCGACATGGACTGagccacagaggcacagaatcagtggcttgggctggaagggacctcagagatcacctaaCTGCAAcccttctgcagtgagcagggacaccttctactggagcagctgcctcaaagccccatctaacctggctttgaatgcttccagccttggagcatccacagcttctctgggcagccttttccaacgCCTCAGCaacctcatggggaagaatctCCTCCCAATGGCTAATCTAAAGCCAGCTCCTTGCAGCTTGGAGTTAtgtctcctcctgtcactgcctgcctgtgtaaagtccctctccagctttcctgtagcctttTGCAAATAGTGGAAGGTCTTTTAGGAGACTTCTTcgagctgaacaaccccaactctctcagcctgttcttcacagagaggtgctccaccctctgatcatcttcgtgacctcctctggacctgctctgacctcctccttgtgctgggactccagagctggacacagttctccaggtgGGATCCTACCAGAGccagagcaaaggcagagaaTCATCTCCTAGCACCACTCAAGCCCTGAGTGGTCCAAGAGGGTGCAGCAATTACACTCCCTGTCCAAAACCCCCTCCCAGCTCACCCtaggctgggcacaggcacaACACTGAGCAAACCTGATTATGGGACACACAAAGTTCTACGAGTGCAGGTCCCTGGCCTGGCACATTCCCCCCAgagtcctgcagcacagccccagataCTCACTGAGAGGAGACGCCAGGTCACGGGCcggacctccctgggcacaccaGGCCAGCTGCACTTCCTCAGCTCATCTGCAAACGGACAGTGGTGGCAATGGATTAGATCCTAGGGCACGTCCAGGCACCACTACAAcctagaaggagaggaaagccCAAGTCTGGAGACACTgagcctccaggaaggctggactggGGGATGTGGGTCTGCGGCAAAGGGAGCAGAGATGGTTTCAAGCTCAGCCTGGCCATAAAAACAGTGGTGCTGCAAAGGGCTCCTGAAGGGCCAGAACCTCAGCTCCCATGCAGAGCCCAAAAGCCCCCAGTGGTCACAAACAGAGATGGAGAAAAGACTGGGAACAGAGAGCTGGTGGAGGACAGAGCAGTTCATGCAACCAGCCCACCTGCTTCAGGCTGCAGTGGGGCCTGCTCTGGGccaaggggggagaaaaagacagAGCAGACCCCATTACAGCCTGAAGCAGGCATTCGAGGCCCCTCCTCTGCATCCCCCCTTCCCCACACTCACCCAGGTCCGTGTTgtggctggaaaggagctgCTTGAACTTCTCCAGGCGAGTTTTCTCCCTCACTGTCATGGGGGGCGCACCCGAGGCGTTCTGGTCGGAGATGCGGGCGACGAGGGGAATGACAGGGCGGAGGGGAAGGGACTGCTGCTTCTGAAGGGGGGTCCGTACACAGGCCTCCTCTGcaaggggcaggaggggagaaaaGCTGCAGCTCCAACCCTGCCTCGCTCCTCTGGTCGCTGGCAAAGACCTCCCAGTGGAGATTTTatccctcccttctccagctccagcGAGCAGAGTGGCACTGGCACGCCAGGGGAATTGGTTCCCAAGCTTCTGTTGTGGCTCTTCCaccatttctccttcccttctttcctcctgtATTCAAAGGCTGCCAGTGGACCAGACTCCTCTTTTCCCATGGGAAGCCACGGGCAGAAGCTGTAGGAATCCCAGAACTAATCTGCTCTGCTTGCCATGGATCCAGCCAGTGATGGAGCTAATCActagagcagagagaggaggtgACAGGCTGCCAACGCCACccctctggcagcagggacctgctgggttCATGCCACAGCAAAGGCACAAGGcagagtgagcagaggctgaagctgcccAGTTCCA from the Pogoniulus pusillus isolate bPogPus1 chromosome 39, bPogPus1.pri, whole genome shotgun sequence genome contains:
- the TBC1D22B gene encoding TBC1 domain family member 22B isoform X3; this translates as MKSKKASSFHEFARSTSDAWDIGDDEDEDFSSSSSSLQTLNSKVAKATAVQVLENHSKLRAKPERAQATLGDLPTGCKVIKSSSEAQLSRASEEACVRTPLQKQQSLPLRPVIPLVARISDQNASGAPPMTVREKTRLEKFKQLLSSHNTDLDELRKCSWPGVPREVRPVTWRLLSGYLPANMERRQLTLQRKREEYFGFIQQYYDSRNEEHHQDTYRQIHIDIPRTNPLIPLFQQPLVQEIFERILFIWAIRHPASGYVQGINDLVTPFFVVFLSEYVEEDVENFDVTNLSQDVLQSIEADSFWCMSKLLDGIQDNYTFAQPGIQKKVKALEELVSRIDEQVHNHFRRYEVEYLQFAFRWMNNLLMRELPLRCTIRLWDTYQSEPEGFSHFHLYVCAAFLIKWRKEILDEEDFQGLLMLLQNLPTIHWGNEEIGLLLAEAYRLKYMFADAPNHYRR
- the TBC1D22B gene encoding TBC1 domain family member 22B isoform X2, which gives rise to MPLPSFIKDRSKTNALPMKSKKASSFHEFARSTSDAWDIGDDEDEDFSSSSSSLQTLNSKVAKATAVQVLENHSKLRAKPERAQATLGDLPTGCKVIKSSSEAQLSRASEEACVRTPLQKQQSLPLRPVIPLVARISDQNASGAPPMTVREKTRLEKFKQLLSSHNTDLDELRKCSWPGVPREVRPVTWRLLSGYLPANMERRQLTLQRKREEYFGFIQQYYDSRNEEHHQDTYRQIHIDIPRTNPLIPLFQQPLVQEIFERILFIWAIRHPASGYVQGINDLVTPFFVVFLSEYVEEDVENFDVTNLSQDVLQSIEADSFWCMSKLLDGIQDNYTFAQPGIQKKVKALEELVSRIDEQVHNHFRRYEVEYLQFAFRWMNNLLMRELPLRCTIRLWDTYQSEPEGFSHFHLYVCAAFLIKWRKEILDEEDFQGLLMLLQNLPTIHWGNEEIGLLLAEAYRLKYMFADAPNHYRR